One genomic region from Athalia rosae chromosome 3, iyAthRosa1.1, whole genome shotgun sequence encodes:
- the LOC105690048 gene encoding zinc finger protein chinmo isoform X4: MDSNQQQFCLKWNSFGSNLATAFSNLFKSESLTDVTLFCEGVTFKAHRLILAACSKHFQELFEGMPPSPAGLIVILDGTSAQNMAALLEFMYRGEVHVSQESLSSFLKAAECLQVKGLSIEHEKLAVAQRHAAESNNSPDGGAAGGGTGAGAGSGGSVRKKSPTPVPTPSTAPTYTVPTSHATTQHYYDSPRKRLMRSPSDVDALGRASVLRDGAAFRPASAPHPLLLDSSLHSHFPHPTDQPPHPHTAPHTPTELEQELERDRSEERGNGEHRDNGAEDLRIKQEPGALTDRERAERLAERSSGESYGGGGGGGGGGGGESGTYNTPGDHLGHQGCGGLAPMPPAHPPTPDLSPAPTTPAMWNSKINKAGTVSTPDGKKLKCPFCERLYGYETNLRAHIRQRHQGIRVPCPFCSRTFTRNNTVRRHIAREHKTELSLKAYQQSNHAATQ; encoded by the exons GTGTGACGTTCAAGGCGCATAGATTGATTCTAGCAGCATGTAGCAAACATTTTCAAGAGTTATTCGAGGGTATGCCTCCGTCGCCGGCGGGTTTAATCGTCATCTTGGACGGTACCAGCGCCCAAAATATGGCGGCACTTCTCGAATTTATGTACCGCGGCGAGGTTCACGTATCCCAGGAATCATTGAGCTCGTTTCTGAAGGCCGCGGAATGTCTGCAA GTCAAAGGTCTCTCAATAGaacacgaaaaattggcgGTCGCGCAAAGGCACGCCGCCGAGAGCAACAATTCGCCCGACGGCGGTGCCGCGGGCGGAGGAACAGGCGCTGGCGCCGGATCGGGGGGTAGCGTTAGAAAGAAGTCACCGACGCCCGTCCCGACGCCCTCGACGGCACCTACTTACACCGTACCCACATCACACGCCACCACCCAACACTACTACGACAGTCCGCGGAAAAGGCTGATGAG GTCACCGAGTGACGTCGACGCTTTAGGCCGAGCGAGTGTACTGAGGGATGGAGCAGCGTTTCGTCCAGCCTCGGCGCCGCATCCTCTTCTTTTAGACAGTTCTTTGCACTCACATTTTCCCCACCCTACGGACCAACCTCCGCATCCCCATACGGCACCGCATACGCCAACGGAACTTGAACAGGAACTGGAACGCGACCGCTCGGAGGAAAGAGGCAACGGCGAACACAGGGATAACGGGGCTGAag ATCTACGAATAAAACAAGAACCCGGTGCGTTGACGGATCGAGAAAGGGCGGAGAGGCTCGCGGAGCGTTCGTCGGGCGAATCttacggcggcggcggcggcggcggcggaggcggaggcggtGAATCCGGGACGTACAACACCCCCGGGGACCACCTGGGCCACCAGGGTTGCGGCGGTCTCGCCCCCATGCCACCGGCTCACCCACCCACACCGGACCTAAGCCCGGCGCCCACCACCCCCGCCATGTGGAACTCGAAGATCAACAAGGCAGGCACCGTATCAACGCCAGACG gtaAAAAGCTCAAGTGTCCATTCTGCGAACGGCTTTACGGTTACGAAACGAATCTAAGGGCTCACATAAGGCAACGTCATCAAGGTATAAGAGTACCGTGTCCATTTTGTTCAAGGACATTCACCAGGAACAATACGGTACGACGACACATCGCTAGGGAACATAAAACCGAGTTAAGCCTGAAGGCGTACCAGCAATCCAATCACGCAGCTACGCAGTAG